GTCCGGCATGTCCGTGATCACGAGCGGCAAGGTGATCGAACCTCGTGCTGTGGACACTCGCACGTCGTCGCCGTCGCCGGCGTCCACGCTTGCGGCGGTGGTCGACGACAGGCGGAGCACGGTGGGGTGCGCGGTGCCTGCGAGATGGGGTTCCCCGTCCTGCATTCGGCCGAGGTCGAGCAGCATCCGCCACGACGCGAGGACTGCCTGCCCGGGACCCGCGGCCGGACGGTCGACCGGCGTGGGCGGTGCGGAGGCGTGTCGTTCACCTCGCCATGCGCCGATGCGGGCGAACTCGGCGTGAATGTCCTCGGCGGTGTCACAACCGAGGTCGACGCCGATCTGATCTGCGAGTGCGTGGAGCACGCGGTGATCAGAGAGGGGGACACTGCCGGCCTCGACGGACAGAGCCGTGGCGAACGGCCGTGGTCGTCCCTCCCAGTCGAGATAGGTTCCCGACTTCTCCGGTGCCGCGGCGACCGGAAACACCACGTCGGCGTGACGAGTCGCGTCGCTGGAGCGCTGTTCGAGGCAGACGACGAACTTCGCCGATCCGAGAGCATGTGCTGCGCGTTCCGGATCCGGCAGATCGTCGAGTTCAACACCTCCGACCACCACTCCGTCGAGGTCTCCACCGATCAGGGCGTCGAGGATCTGCGATGTGGAACGACCGGTCTCGGCGGGTACGTCGACGCCCCAGATCTCGGCGATGTCGGCGCGAGCGCGTTCGGATCGCACCGGTCGTCCCGCGGGCAGCAGTCCGGGCGCGGCGCCGACGTCGAGCGCACCGCGCTCACCGGCCCGGCGGGGGATCCACGCGATCGGCGCTCCGGTCGCAGCAGCTGCGGTGAGAGCTCCCGGGCTCGTGGCGAGCCGCTCGCCGACCGCCAGCACGGCGCCCGGAGTCGCAAGGAGGTCACGTATCTCATCCGAGCCGAGAACATCCGCTTCGTGCCCGGGCACACAGGAATGCAGGGTGGCCGACAACTTTTGTGCGCCGGGACTGCGCCACGGCGCGATCGTGTGCACCCGCTGCCCCCGCGCGCGGACGGATTTGCGCAGCCGAAGGAAGACGATCGGGGACTCCTCTTCGGGCTCGAGTCCAGCGAGGACCACAATCGGCGCGGTCTCGAGATCGGCGTAGGTGACGCCGAGCCCGGTGCCCGCGACGTGCTCGGCGAGGAACTGCGCCTCCTCTCCGGAATGGGCCCTCGCCCGGAAGTCGACGTCCGACGTCCCGAGCACCACCCGTGCGAACTTCCCGTACGCGTATGCGTCCTCGACAGTGCACCGGCCGCCGAGCAGAACACCTGAGCGGGCACCAGACGCCGCGAGCCCGGCGGCCGCGGTGTACAGCGCGTGCGGCCACGACGCCGGGTGCAGCACTCCGTCGTCACCTCGGACGAGTGGTGAGACGATGCGGTCCGGCTCTCGGGTGTATGCGAACGCCCACCGGCCCTTGTCGCAGTTCCACTCCTCGTTGACCTCCGGATCGTCGCCCGCAAGACGTCGCAGCACCTTTCCGCGCCGGTGGTCGGTTCGCTGCTCGCAGCCCGACGCGCAGTGCTCACACACGCTGGGCGAGGACACCAGGTCGAACGGGCGTGCACGGAAGCGGTACGCCGCCCCGGTGAGGGCGCCGACCGGGCAGATCTGCACGGTGTTCCCCGAGAAGTACGAATCGAATGGAGCGTCGGCCGTCGCATCGGAGCCCGCTCCGGGCTCGCGGTACGCGCTGACCTGTTGCAACGCCCCACGATCGGACAGTGCGATCAGCGGGTCGCCTGCGATCTCGTCGGCGAATCGGGTGCATCGCGCGCAGAGCACACAACGTTCTCGGTCGAGCAGAACCTCCGACGACAGCGGGACCGGTTTCGTGTACGTCCGCTTGACGCCGGCGAACCGCGACTCGGAGCGGCCGGCCGACATCGCCTGGTTCTGCAGCGGACACTCGCCACCCTTGTCGCACGTCGGACAGTCGAGCGGATGGTTGATGAGAAGCAGCTCCATGACGCCGCTCTGCGCCTTCGCCGCGGTCACCGACGAATGCTGCGTGCGGACGACCATCCCGTCGCTGACAACGGTGGTGCACGACGCCATCGGCTTGCGGAGACCCTCGATGTCGACGAGGCACTGACGACACGCGCCGACCGGGGCGAGCAGCGGATGATCGCAGAACCGGGGGATGTCGACACCGATCATCTCGGCGGCTCGGATCACCAGGGTGCCGGTTGGCACGGAGACCGGCGTGCCGTCGATGACAACGGTGACCTGATCGTCGGCTTGGCCCTCGGACATCAGCGCACCCCTTTGCCGAAGACTGTCGACAATGCGGGATCGAACGGACATCCGCGGCCGTCGAGATGAGCGATGTACTCGTCGCGAAAGTACTGGAGCGACGACGTGATCGGACTCCCGCTGCCGTCGCCGAGCGCGCAGAAGCTCTTGCCGACGACGGTGTCGGTGGTATCGGTCAGCAGATCGAGGTCGGCTTCGGTTGCGTCACCGTCCTCGATGCGCTGCAGGATCTGGACCAGCCAATACGTCCCCTCGCGGCAGGGCGTGCATTTGCCACACGACTCGTGTTTGTAGAACTCGGTCCACCGAAGCACCGCGCGGACGACACAGGTCGTCTCGTCGAAGAGCTGGACGGCCTTGGTCCCGAGCATCGAACCCGCCGCGCCGACACCCTCGTAGTCGAGGGCCACGTCGAGGTGCTCGGCGGTGAACATCGGCGTCGACGACCCGCCCGGTGTCCAGAACTTGAGCTCGTGGCCTGCGCGGATCCCGCCGGCGCGGTCGAGGAGTTCACGTAGCGTGACGCCGAGGGGCGCCTCGTACTGGCCGGGCCGGGTGACGTGGCCGGACAGCGAGTACAGGGTGAAACCGGGTGACTTCTCGGTCCCCATCGATCGGAACCAGTCGACACCGTTGCGCAGAATCGACGGGACGCTGGCGATCGATTCGACATTGTTGACCACGGTCGGGCTCGCATACAGTCCCGCGGTGGCGGGGAACGGTGGGCGCAGCCGTGGTTGGCCGCGGCGTCCTTCGAGTGAGTCCAGGAGCGCCGTCTCCTCGCCGCAGATGTAGGCGCCGGCGCCCGCGTGCACCACGAGGTCGAGACTGAACCCGGACCCGAAGATGTTCCTGCCGAGCAGGCCGGCCTCATAGGCCTCAGTCACCGCGCTGCGCAGTCGTCGGATGACCGACGCGACCTCACCACGCACGTAGACGAACGCATGACTCGCCCGGATGGCGTACGCCGCGATGATGACACCCTCCACCAGCATGTGCGGTGACGCCAGCATCAGCGGCATGTCCTTGC
This genomic window from Gordonia sp. PDNC005 contains:
- the nuoF gene encoding NADH-quinone oxidoreductase subunit NuoF, with translation MIVIDQPTPGAEPAEAPVLSKHWADDESWLLQNYVRQHGYQGLKAALAMTPDEVIELVKASGLRGRGGAGFLVGLKWSFIPQGEASAKPHYLVVNADESEPGTCKDMPLMLASPHMLVEGVIIAAYAIRASHAFVYVRGEVASVIRRLRSAVTEAYEAGLLGRNIFGSGFSLDLVVHAGAGAYICGEETALLDSLEGRRGQPRLRPPFPATAGLYASPTVVNNVESIASVPSILRNGVDWFRSMGTEKSPGFTLYSLSGHVTRPGQYEAPLGVTLRELLDRAGGIRAGHELKFWTPGGSSTPMFTAEHLDVALDYEGVGAAGSMLGTKAVQLFDETTCVVRAVLRWTEFYKHESCGKCTPCREGTYWLVQILQRIEDGDATEADLDLLTDTTDTVVGKSFCALGDGSGSPITSSLQYFRDEYIAHLDGRGCPFDPALSTVFGKGVR
- a CDS encoding NADH-quinone oxidoreductase subunit G — encoded protein: MSEGQADDQVTVVIDGTPVSVPTGTLVIRAAEMIGVDIPRFCDHPLLAPVGACRQCLVDIEGLRKPMASCTTVVSDGMVVRTQHSSVTAAKAQSGVMELLLINHPLDCPTCDKGGECPLQNQAMSAGRSESRFAGVKRTYTKPVPLSSEVLLDRERCVLCARCTRFADEIAGDPLIALSDRGALQQVSAYREPGAGSDATADAPFDSYFSGNTVQICPVGALTGAAYRFRARPFDLVSSPSVCEHCASGCEQRTDHRRGKVLRRLAGDDPEVNEEWNCDKGRWAFAYTREPDRIVSPLVRGDDGVLHPASWPHALYTAAAGLAASGARSGVLLGGRCTVEDAYAYGKFARVVLGTSDVDFRARAHSGEEAQFLAEHVAGTGLGVTYADLETAPIVVLAGLEPEEESPIVFLRLRKSVRARGQRVHTIAPWRSPGAQKLSATLHSCVPGHEADVLGSDEIRDLLATPGAVLAVGERLATSPGALTAAAATGAPIAWIPRRAGERGALDVGAAPGLLPAGRPVRSERARADIAEIWGVDVPAETGRSTSQILDALIGGDLDGVVVGGVELDDLPDPERAAHALGSAKFVVCLEQRSSDATRHADVVFPVAAAPEKSGTYLDWEGRPRPFATALSVEAGSVPLSDHRVLHALADQIGVDLGCDTAEDIHAEFARIGAWRGERHASAPPTPVDRPAAGPGQAVLASWRMLLDLGRMQDGEPHLAGTAHPTVLRLSSTTAASVDAGDGDDVRVSTARGSITLPLVITDMPDGVVWVPMNSVDSRVHATLGATPGDVVEIGAAR